The genomic DNA CCCGTTGCGGAAGACCTTGCAGATTTGAAACAGGGGCCCGGACCCCTCCGCGAGCAGCCGCTTCATGGCGTACTCGGGGCTGGTGTGCAGGTAGAGCGGGCGGCGCCGCCCCACGTCCGTCTCGGGGAGGAAGGGGGCCTCGAAGGGCGTGATGTGGGGCTCCATCCCGGGTGTCGGGACGAGCAGGGGCGTGTCCACCTCCAAGTAGTCACGCTGGGTGAAAAAGCGGCGGAGGGCCGAGTAGAGCGTCTGCCGGGCGGTGGCGGAGCGCCACTGGACTGGATTGGGCATAAGCGGCGCGGAAGTTACATTGCGCGTCCCATGCGCCCAAGGCTTCCCGCACTCGTCCTCGGTTTCGGTCTCGGTCTGCTCGGCGGGTGCGCCACCCCCGCCAAGCCCCCCCCTCCCCCCCCCACGGAAGAGCAAAAGCTCGCGGAGGAGGTGGCCCGCAGCTCCGCCGAGGCCCAGACCCTGCTCCAGGCACAGGATCTCCTGGTGTGGAGCTACTGGGCGGAAGGAGCGCGGGCGGACATGGCCTCCACGTATGCCGGGCGGGAAGGACTCTTCAGCCTCGACGCCATCCGGAAGATCGAGCGGCTGCGCCAGCTCGGCACGGAGCCCCGGGAGATACGAGCCCTCACCGCGCTCCAGTCCCACTTCGCGGGCGAGTACCTGTCCCAGCAACTGGCCGAGGTGAACGACGCCCTGGCCAACCTGGAGGCCTCGCTGACCTTCCAGGTGGACGGGCATGAGGTGCGCTGGCACGAGCTGGAGCGGCTGCTGGCCAATGAGCGCAGCGCGCCCAAGCGCAAGGCGCTCTACACGGCGGCGACCCCCGCGCTGGAGCGGCTCACGCCCCTCATCCGCAAGCGGGAGGAGCGCACCGAGGCGCTGGTGCGCGAGCTGGGCTACGCCTCCTACGAGGCCTTTGGCGGCGAGCTGCGGCAGGCGGACCTGGGCCGGTTGGGGCTGCTCGCCGAGGAAGTGCTCCAGGCCACGGAGGCGCCCTACAAGGTGGTGATGGAGCGGCTGTCGCAGCGGGAGCTGGGACTGCCCTACTCGGGCCTGACGCGGGCGGATCTGCCGCGGCTGTTCCGCGGGCGGGACGTGGAGGGCATGTTCCTCAAGGGAGAGGGGCTGGTGCGCGCGCACGGCACGCTGGCGGGGATGGACATCGACCTGGGCGAAATGAAGAACGTGACCATCGATGCCCGGAGCGACGTGAAGCGCAAGAACCCGCGCCCGTTGACGCTGGGCATCCGGGTGCCCGAGGACGTGCGGCTGTCGGTCAAGCCCATGGGAGGAGCACTGGAGCAGGTGCGGCTGCTGCACGAGTTCGGCCATGCGCTGCACTACGCGTTCACGAAGGAGCCGCGCTTCGAGCTGGCCAAGCTGGGCAACCCCACCGTCACCGAGACCTACGCGGCCCTCTTCGAGGATCTGATGGATGATCCGGTGTGGCTGGAGGAGCACGCGGGGCTCAAGGACAAGGAGCGCAGCGAGTACCTGGCGGCGGCGAGCGCGCACAAGCTGTTCCTCATCCGCCGCGCGGCGGGACGGCTGCTGTACGAACTCGCGCTGCACCGGCAGCGCGGCACGGACGCGCGAGCGCTGTACAAGGCGATGATCGAGCGCGTGGACGAGCTGCCCGCGACGGACGATGACGTGGCGCGCTACCTGGTGGACCAGGAGGACTTCTTCCAGTCCGCGGACAACTTCCGGGCGTGGTTCCTCGGGGGCCAGTTGCAGGGGCAGTTGAAGGCGCGCTTCGGCCCGGCGTGGTGGCACAACTCGGAGGCGGGAGCGTTCCTCAAGGGGCTGTGGGCCCAGGGCAACGCGATCTCCGCGCGGGAGCTGGCCCAGGCGCTGGGGGACGATGGCATCGTACCGGACGTGCTGCTGTTGCGGCTGGGCACCACGCTGGACGTGCCCATCAAGCTGGGAGGCCACGACGAGCCGCCGCCCGCCAACCCCACCCCAGCGACCCCACCGGAGCCCAGCACCCCATGAAGCCAAAAGGCCCCCATTCCGCGAGGAATGGAGGCCTTGGACATGGGCCCCGAAGCCGGGGCCCATGCGGACTACAGCAGCTTCATCAGCTCGGCGCGCTTGGCGTTGTACTCCTCGTCGGAGAGCACGCCCGCGTCCTTGAGTTCCTTGATCTCCTTGAGGCGCTGCGCCGGGCTGCGCGTGTCGGCCGGGGCCGCCGCCTGCTGCGGAGGAGGCTGCTGGAACTGCCCGGGCTGCCCACCGCCGTGGTGCTGCTGGTTGTTGGCGAACGCCTGGGCCATGCCGAAGCCCATGCCCATCCCCATGCCCTGCAGCGCGCCATCCGAGCCGCCACCGCCCTTGGCCATGCCCTCGGACGCGCCCAGCATCGCCTGGCCCTGCGCGTACTGCTGGAAGCCGCCCGCCAGACGCGAGTACGCCACGTCCTTCGACAGCTTCTTGAGCGTGGCCTCGTCCTCCTCCTTGATGCTGATGTGGAAGTTGCCCATCCGCACCACGGTCAGGCCGTAGTTGTCCACGTGGGGCTTGAGCCCGGAGATGACCTCCGTCTCGATCTCCTCCGTGTACGCACCGCTCGTGACATCCAGCAGCGGCCAGCGCTTCTTCACCAGCAGCTCGGCGATGCGATCCCGCGTCACCTTGAGCACCTGGTTCTTGAACCAGCCCACGAAGTCCGCGTTGGTCGTGCGGCCCATGCCCACCAGGCCCACCACCAGCTTCTCCGGCTCCGTCACGCGGATGGAAAAGTCACCGTAGACCATCGTCCCGATGCCCAGGCCCGTCTCCGGGTCGCGCACGTCACCGATGGGTCCGCCGAACTTCACGCCCGTGATCTCGCGCGTGGTGACGAAGAAGACCTCGGTGATGAAGAGGTTGCCGCCGGTGAAGCCCTCGATCAGCCGGCCCAGGAAGGGGATGTTCTTGCTGTCCAGCTGGTGCCGACCCGGCCCCAGCTTGCCCTCCACCTTCCCGTCCTTCACGAAGAGGGCGACCTCGTCGGCATCGACGGTGAGCTGGGTGAGCATCCGGATGTTCTTTTCCGGATACTTGTAGACAATCTCGCCCTTCGCCTCGTCGGCCCGCGCGATGAAGTTGCGCTGCGACTCGTCCTTGATCGTACCGAAGAATCCCATCGTGCTTTCGTCGCCTCCAAGAGACCGCGTCGACCACCGGGAGCCCACGCCGCCTTTACCTCCAACGGATAGCGCCCGGACCTATTGCATGCCCGACGAACGCACCGCTCCCGGCCTGTCCCCCGACCATGCCAGAAGGACCGCGTCCTTGGCCAGTCAACCCGGCGAGCCCTCGTCCGCCCCCTGACCTCAACCCCAACGGCTCAAGAGCCGCTCCCGGTCCAGCAGGCGGACACTCGCCCACAGCAGCCCCAGGTCCAGCAGCAGCACCACGACGCCCTGCGACGCGTAATAGGCCGGCCCGGCCTTGAGAAATCCCGCGATCTGCCCCGCCACCAGCCCCACGATCGGCAGCACCACCAGGGCGGCGAGCTGTTGGGCGGTCCGGGCCTCGGCCACCCGCGCGGAAATAAGCACCGCTACCCCATTGCCGAAGAAAGCGAAGAGCGGGGCCAGCACGAGCACCCCGAAGAGCCACAGCGCGTTGGGCATCAGCAGCCCCTGGCCCAGCGGCCAGCCCACCACGTCCACGCCGACGCACAAGAGCACGAAGGCCACCCAGGAGATGAGCACCGCGGGCACCAGTGACGCCAGGCTCTTGCCGGCCACCAGCTCCATCGCCGTCACCGGAGAGGCCAGCAGGGGCTCCAGGGTGCGCCGCTCGCGCTCTCCCGCCACGCTCTGCGAGGAGATGAGGATGGGCACGAACACCGGCATCAACAGGAACATGCCGAACCAGTCCATCAACGTGCGCTCCACCAGGAAGCGCCCCGCGTTGAAGTCCCGGGGCAGCGACGGGTCGTAAAAGAGCGCGATGACACGCAGGTTGGTGTCGGTCGGGTCGCGCACGTACGTCCAGACGACGATGACCGGGACGACCACCAACACCAGGGGCAGCGCCGCCATGGCGAGCAGCAGCGAGGGGTTCTTGCGCAGGTCCAGGAAGTCCTTCCAGAAGACGGCCAGCGCGCGCCGGGGATGGAACGACATGGCTACTCCCGCCCTTCCCGGATGAGTTCCAGGTAGACCTCCTCGAGCGGGCGCAGGGCCGGAATGGCGCTGCGCACGCGGGCTCCCGCGCCCACCAGACAGGCCACCACGTCGGGCGCCTGGGTCTCGTCCGTCAGCATCACCCGCAGGCGCCCGCCCTCGGCGAGCGCGGGAGGAGCGAACGGCAGCACCGCCAGCGCCTCCACGAAACGCGCCGCGTCTCCCTCCACCTGAACCTCCAGCGAGCTGCCCGTGCGCCGCAACTCCTGGAGCGGGGCCAGCGCCAGCAGCCGCCCCTTCACCACCGCCACGCGCGTGCACAGCCGCTCCACCTCGGTCAGGTTGTGCGAGCACAGCACGAGGGTGCGCCCCTCCGCCGCCAGCTCCGCCACCGCGTCGCGCACCGTGCGCGCGGACTCGGGATCCAACCCGCTCGTGGGCTCGTCCAGGAAGAGCACCTGGGGCTCGTGCACCAGCGTGCGCACGATGGCCAGCTTCTGCCGCATGCCCTTGGAAAAGCTCCCGCAGGGCTCGTCCTCGCGGCCACCGAGACCGAACCGCTCCAGCCAGGCCTGGGCCCGGGGCCAGGCCTCGCGCTCATCCAGCTCGTGCAGCTTCATGAAGAAGCGCAGGTTGTCCCGGGCACTCAGCCGCTCGTAGAGCCCCGGCTGTTCGGTGAGCAGGCCCACGGTGCGGCGCAGGGACTCGCCGTCCGTGCGCACCGAGTGGCCCCAGACATGCGCCTCGCCCTCGGAGGGCTGGAGCAGCCCCGTGAGCATGCGCACCGTGGTCGTCTTCCCGGCACCGTTGGGCCCGAGCAGGCCGAACACCTCGCCAGGATGAACGTCGAAGGTCAGACCCTGTACCGCGGTGCGCGCGCCAAAGCGCTTGGCGAGCCCCCGCACGGAGATGCCGCTCAATCGATGGTCACCAGGACGAACTTGTTGTTGATGTCGCGGTCGATGACCGTGACCGTCTTGTCGGTGCCCGCGTTCTGGCGCAGCAGGCCCAGCCGGTTGTGCTCCACGAGCGCCCACTCGCGGCCGGGCTGCTCCACGAAGGGCTTGAGCTTGGGCGTTTCGCGGATCTGCTTCACGGTGTTGCGCGAGTAGAACGTCTCGCCGCGCCAGTTCATCAGATAGGCGGCGATGGGCTCGTCCGGCTTGCGCTGGGCGTAGTAGCGCCAGAACAGGTCGCGCTGCGTCCAGTGGTGCGACAGGTCCACCCAATGGCCCCAGTTGAACCAGAGCGCGAAGCCCGCCGCGAGCGCCCAGAAGACGCCGTAGAGCATCACCCGCATCCGCGAGAGCGCGGCTACCGCGGCCACGCCTCCCGCCACGGTGAAGGTGAAGCCGAGGAGCATCTTCACGTTGACCGGCTCGGACAGGGACTTGAGGAGCGAGTCACTGGCGAGCGAGCCCCGCAGGCCGCGAATGAGGCAGCCCACCCCGAGCACCAGCAGGAGGGAGGCGAGGGTCCACAATCCCGTGCGCGACTCCGCGTCCGCGCGCCAGGCCTGCCACGCCATCCAGACCCCCACGAGTCCCACGGCCACGCCCACCCCCGGCGTGGCGGGCAGCGTCCCAGGCGCGACGAGCGGCACGACGAAGGCCACGCCCAGCGCCAGGCACAACAGGGCCATCGCACGGGAGGCATGCGAGCTGCCCGCCTTGGCCGGGAACACGCCCAGCGCCAGGTAGGCGCCCACGACGAGCAGCAGCACCGCCAGCAGATCCCCCATCCACAACGGACGGGAGGAGAACATGGCGATGGGCTTGGTGACGAGATCGGCCGGATAGGGCCGGTCATAGTTGTAGACGAAGAGGTCGGTGAAGTCCTTGGGGTTGCCGGCCAGGTCGTGGCCCACGAGCAGGAAGAGCACGAACCCGAAGACGAGGCTCATGGTGTGGGCCTCGAGGCCCTCCTCCCACAGCCGGTCCACGAAGAGGGCGATGAGGATGGCGAGCCCCGGCAGCACCGGGAAGACGTAGTGGTGGAACTTGGTGGCCGAGGAGGCCAGCAGGGTGAAGGAGAAGGCCACCCAGAGCGCGGCGATGAGCGCCAGATGATCGGCCTTGTCCGGCGAGCGCGGGCGCAGCCGGGTCACGAGCGCGAAGGCCCCGGGGATCAACGCCACCCAGGGGAAGATGGCGAAGCCTCCCTGCTCGATGAAGTACACGAAGGTGCCACCCGGCGTGGTCGTGTGCACGCCCGCGCTCAGGCGATTGAGGTGGTCGTGGATGAAGAAGCGGTACCAGAAGAGCTTGCCCTCGTCGTCCACGCCATCGAAGAGGCACAGCACGAGGTACCAGGGCACCGCCACCGCCGCGAACACGAGGATGCCCGTGCCCAGCTTCATCTTGTACAGCTGCGCCCACACCCCGGGCATGGGCCGCTTGCCCTCGCGCACCTCGGCGCGCACACCGGGCTCCAGCAGCCAGCGCAGGTGCGCGTTGATGCTCGCGGCGTCATAGGGGACGACGGCGAAGAGGGCGTAGAGCAGGAGGATGATGGCCGGCAGACCCACGCCCAGCAGCCCCTTGGCCAGCGTGGACAGGCCCAGGAAGACATAGAAGGCGTACCACCACGCGGCGCGGTGGCGGGTCGTGTCGTCCAACTGGCCGATGAGCGCGCACGCCATGGCGCACACCAGCGTGGTGACGAAGGGCGTGTCCGTCACCGTCTGGCGGGTGAGCAGGAAGTAGAGCGGCATGGTGGCCAGCACGAAGCCGGTGGCCAGGCCCGCGCGCAGGCTCACCACCCGGGCCACCGCCAGCGACAGCAGCGACACCGCGGCGATGCTCAGCAGCGCGAAGGGCAGCCGCATGCCCCACTCCGTGTAGAGCCCCAGCGCGCCCTCGGTGCGCGTCGCCCCCACCACCTGCATGCCCAACGCCTGCATCCACATGGTGAGCGGCGGCTTGGAGAAGAACCAGGCGTTCTCCCAGAAGGGGAACACGTAGTCCCGGCGTTGGATCATCTCCCGGCCCACTTCCCCGTAGTGCGTCTCCCAGGGATCCCACAGGCCCACCGCGCCCAGGTAGGGCACGAAGAGCAGCGCCGCGAAGGCGGCCGTCGCCAGGGCCACGCGCAGGGTCGGATCCAGCGCCATCCACCGCTTCGCCCAGGGCTCCTGATCAATGCCCTTGCCGAGAACGGCCTCGGTGAAGGTCCGCGGCACCTGCCGCACTCCGTTGCTCTCCACGGGGAAGTCGCCTCCGTCCGCCTCTGCCCGGACACCGGATCCGGGTCGCGGCCTTATACCC from Melittangium boletus DSM 14713 includes the following:
- a CDS encoding chromosome segregation protein SMC; the encoded protein is MARSSAEAQTLLQAQDLLVWSYWAEGARADMASTYAGREGLFSLDAIRKIERLRQLGTEPREIRALTALQSHFAGEYLSQQLAEVNDALANLEASLTFQVDGHEVRWHELERLLANERSAPKRKALYTAATPALERLTPLIRKREERTEALVRELGYASYEAFGGELRQADLGRLGLLAEEVLQATEAPYKVVMERLSQRELGLPYSGLTRADLPRLFRGRDVEGMFLKGEGLVRAHGTLAGMDIDLGEMKNVTIDARSDVKRKNPRPLTLGIRVPEDVRLSVKPMGGALEQVRLLHEFGHALHYAFTKEPRFELAKLGNPTVTETYAALFEDLMDDPVWLEEHAGLKDKERSEYLAAASAHKLFLIRRAAGRLLYELALHRQRGTDARALYKAMIERVDELPATDDDVARYLVDQEDFFQSADNFRAWFLGGQLQGQLKARFGPAWWHNSEAGAFLKGLWAQGNAISARELAQALGDDGIVPDVLLLRLGTTLDVPIKLGGHDEPPPANPTPATPPEPSTP
- a CDS encoding SPFH domain-containing protein, translating into MGFFGTIKDESQRNFIARADEAKGEIVYKYPEKNIRMLTQLTVDADEVALFVKDGKVEGKLGPGRHQLDSKNIPFLGRLIEGFTGGNLFITEVFFVTTREITGVKFGGPIGDVRDPETGLGIGTMVYGDFSIRVTEPEKLVVGLVGMGRTTNADFVGWFKNQVLKVTRDRIAELLVKKRWPLLDVTSGAYTEEIETEVISGLKPHVDNYGLTVVRMGNFHISIKEEDEATLKKLSKDVAYSRLAGGFQQYAQGQAMLGASEGMAKGGGGSDGALQGMGMGMGFGMAQAFANNQQHHGGGQPGQFQQPPPQQAAAPADTRSPAQRLKEIKELKDAGVLSDEEYNAKRAELMKLL
- a CDS encoding ABC transporter permease subunit, whose product is MSFHPRRALAVFWKDFLDLRKNPSLLLAMAALPLVLVVVPVIVVWTYVRDPTDTNLRVIALFYDPSLPRDFNAGRFLVERTLMDWFGMFLLMPVFVPILISSQSVAGERERRTLEPLLASPVTAMELVAGKSLASLVPAVLISWVAFVLLCVGVDVVGWPLGQGLLMPNALWLFGVLVLAPLFAFFGNGVAVLISARVAEARTAQQLAALVVLPIVGLVAGQIAGFLKAGPAYYASQGVVVLLLDLGLLWASVRLLDRERLLSRWG
- a CDS encoding ABC transporter ATP-binding protein; this encodes MSGISVRGLAKRFGARTAVQGLTFDVHPGEVFGLLGPNGAGKTTTVRMLTGLLQPSEGEAHVWGHSVRTDGESLRRTVGLLTEQPGLYERLSARDNLRFFMKLHELDEREAWPRAQAWLERFGLGGREDEPCGSFSKGMRQKLAIVRTLVHEPQVLFLDEPTSGLDPESARTVRDAVAELAAEGRTLVLCSHNLTEVERLCTRVAVVKGRLLALAPLQELRRTGSSLEVQVEGDAARFVEALAVLPFAPPALAEGGRLRVMLTDETQAPDVVACLVGAGARVRSAIPALRPLEEVYLELIREGRE
- a CDS encoding ArnT family glycosyltransferase, giving the protein MESNGVRQVPRTFTEAVLGKGIDQEPWAKRWMALDPTLRVALATAAFAALLFVPYLGAVGLWDPWETHYGEVGREMIQRRDYVFPFWENAWFFSKPPLTMWMQALGMQVVGATRTEGALGLYTEWGMRLPFALLSIAAVSLLSLAVARVVSLRAGLATGFVLATMPLYFLLTRQTVTDTPFVTTLVCAMACALIGQLDDTTRHRAAWWYAFYVFLGLSTLAKGLLGVGLPAIILLLYALFAVVPYDAASINAHLRWLLEPGVRAEVREGKRPMPGVWAQLYKMKLGTGILVFAAVAVPWYLVLCLFDGVDDEGKLFWYRFFIHDHLNRLSAGVHTTTPGGTFVYFIEQGGFAIFPWVALIPGAFALVTRLRPRSPDKADHLALIAALWVAFSFTLLASSATKFHHYVFPVLPGLAILIALFVDRLWEEGLEAHTMSLVFGFVLFLLVGHDLAGNPKDFTDLFVYNYDRPYPADLVTKPIAMFSSRPLWMGDLLAVLLLVVGAYLALGVFPAKAGSSHASRAMALLCLALGVAFVVPLVAPGTLPATPGVGVAVGLVGVWMAWQAWRADAESRTGLWTLASLLLVLGVGCLIRGLRGSLASDSLLKSLSEPVNVKMLLGFTFTVAGGVAAVAALSRMRVMLYGVFWALAAGFALWFNWGHWVDLSHHWTQRDLFWRYYAQRKPDEPIAAYLMNWRGETFYSRNTVKQIRETPKLKPFVEQPGREWALVEHNRLGLLRQNAGTDKTVTVIDRDINNKFVLVTID